A region of the Massilia sp. erpn genome:
AGCTTCAGTTCCATCGAGGCGTCGGCCAGTTCTTTGACCGAGGCTTTGGCGCCCAGGGTGTTGGCTTCGCGGTTCAGTTCCTGCATCATGAAGTCGAGGCGCTTGCCGACCTGGCCGCCTTTCTTCAGGATGTGGCGGGTTTCGCTGAGGTGGGCCGACAGGCGGCCCAGCTCTTCGGCCACGTCGATGCGGATGCCGTACAGGATTACTTCCTGGCGGATGCGCTCCATGGCGTCCTGGCGCGAGGGCGAGTTGTTGGAACCCTGGCAGGCCAGCCCCAGCGCTTCCTGCATGCGCTCCACGGCTTTCTGCTGGAATTGCGCCACCACCTGGGGGATCAGCGGGGTGATGCGCTTGACGATGCCTTCCATCGATTCGATGCGCGACACCAGCATCGCTTCCAGCGCCGCGCCTTCGCGCTGGCGGCTGGTGACGAAGGCTTGCAGCGTGCGGCCCATGAGGGCGGCGACGTCGGCCTGCAGCGATTCCTGGCCGATCTGGGCTTCTTCCACCACGCCTGGCCAGCGCAGCAGCTCGGCCACGCTCATCTGGGCGGCGCCGGAGAAATGCTTGCCCACCTCGCCTTGCAGGCGGGCCAGTTCGTTCAACAAGGGGATGTTCAGGGCCTGGGTACCGGCACCGGCGGCCTTGCGGCCAAAGCTCAGGCGCAGTTCGACTTTGCCGCGGGTGATGGCGGCCATGATGGCAGACCGTAAATCGGGTTCAAGCGCGCGTAAATCGTCGTTGATGCGGAATTGAAGGTCAAGGAAACGCGAATTTACGCTCTTGATTTCGATCGTCAAGGTTCCCGCCGCGCTCTCGCTGGTGGCAACCGCGTAGCCTGTCATGCTGGAAATGCTCAATGTATATCCCCGGAATATTTTATCTTTACAATGCGTTCTTTTATCCCACACAATCCGGTCGTTGAGGCGAGGACACCATGGCTGCTCAAAACAACGCCCCGTTGCCGGATGGGCTGGATATAGCTGGATACCGCATTGTAAAGAAAATTGCCTCGGGCGGGTTCAGTATTGTGTATCTCGCCTACGATGCCGAAGACAATGCGGTAGCCATCAAGGAGTATTTACCAAGCGCCCTCGTACTTCGTCAAGAGGGGGAACTACTGCCCGCCATCTCGAAATCCAACCTTCCGGTCTTTAGAATCGGGCTGAAATGCTTTTTTGAGGAGGGGCGGGCGCTGGCGCGGATTTCGCATCCAAATGTTGTAAGAGTGTTGAATTTCTTCCGCGCGAACGATACCGTGTATATGGTGATGGCCTATGAATCGGGCCATTCCTTGCAGGATCAGATCCAGCGCCAGCGCGCCAAAGGGCGGCAATTGGGCGAGGCTTTTATCCGCCAGATTTTCATCCAGGTGCTGAAAGGGCTGCGCGAAGTACACGCCAATCAGCTGCTGCATCTGGACCTGAAGCCGGCGAATATCTATCTGCGCACCGACGGCACGCCGATGCTGCTGGACTTCGGCGCGGCGCGCCAGACTATCAATAACGATAGCCCCAAGCTGATGCCGATGTACACGCCGGGCTTCGCCGCGCCCGAGCTGTATGTCAAAAACGAGGCGCTTGGCCCCTGGACTGATATATACGGCATTGGCGCTTCCATCTTCGCCTGCATGGTCGGTTCGCCGCCGCAGCCGGCCGACCAGCGCCGCCAGGACGACCGCATGGAAAGCCATTTCGTCCGTCTCGACGGCCGCTATTCGCCCGAGCTGGTGAAGCTGGTACGATGGGCTTTGAACGTCGATCCGCTGGCGCGGCCGCAAAGCCTGTTCGAAATGCAGAAGATTTTGCAGCAGCCCGCCACCCCCGTTGCCGCGCCGGCCGCCGGGGAGCCGGGCACGCTGGAGCGCCTGGGCAGCCATCTGCGCGGCCTGTTCGGACGCGTGGCGGGACGCCGCGCCGCCGCGCAGGATAAGTCCGGGGATGGCGAGACGCGCTAACCGTGAGGGAGGGCCGCATGCAGTTTTCGGTGTATCAGGAAAGCCACATCGGCGGCCGCAAGCTGAATCAGGACCGCATGGGCTACAGCTTCACGCGCGACGCCCTGTTGCTGGTGCTGGCCGACGGCATGGGCGGCCATCTGCATGGCGAGATCGCCGCCAGCGTTACGCTGCAAACCCTGTCCGCCATGTTCCAGCAGCAGGCCTTGCCCTATGTGAAAGGGCCGGAGCGCTTTCTGGAAGACGCGCTGCACGCCGCCCACCGCGAAATCCACCGCTACCGCAATGTGCATCAATTGGCCGATACGCCGCGCACCACGGTGGTGGCCTGCCTGGTCCAGCACAATATGGCGACCTGGGCGCATTGCGGCGATTCGCGCCTGTACTGGCTGCGCGGCGGACAGCTGCTGGGGCGCACGCGCGATCACTCGCATGTGGAAAGCCTGATCGACAGAGG
Encoded here:
- a CDS encoding YicC/YloC family endoribonuclease, yielding MTGYAVATSESAAGTLTIEIKSVNSRFLDLQFRINDDLRALEPDLRSAIMAAITRGKVELRLSFGRKAAGAGTQALNIPLLNELARLQGEVGKHFSGAAQMSVAELLRWPGVVEEAQIGQESLQADVAALMGRTLQAFVTSRQREGAALEAMLVSRIESMEGIVKRITPLIPQVVAQFQQKAVERMQEALGLACQGSNNSPSRQDAMERIRQEVILYGIRIDVAEELGRLSAHLSETRHILKKGGQVGKRLDFMMQELNREANTLGAKASVKELADASMELKLLIEQMREQVQNLE
- a CDS encoding serine/threonine-protein kinase, with amino-acid sequence MAAQNNAPLPDGLDIAGYRIVKKIASGGFSIVYLAYDAEDNAVAIKEYLPSALVLRQEGELLPAISKSNLPVFRIGLKCFFEEGRALARISHPNVVRVLNFFRANDTVYMVMAYESGHSLQDQIQRQRAKGRQLGEAFIRQIFIQVLKGLREVHANQLLHLDLKPANIYLRTDGTPMLLDFGAARQTINNDSPKLMPMYTPGFAAPELYVKNEALGPWTDIYGIGASIFACMVGSPPQPADQRRQDDRMESHFVRLDGRYSPELVKLVRWALNVDPLARPQSLFEMQKILQQPATPVAAPAAGEPGTLERLGSHLRGLFGRVAGRRAAAQDKSGDGETR